The Pseudomonas solani genome segment CAGGCTTTGACAAGCGCCCGCCGCGCGCCGTCACAGCGGCTCAGCCCGCCGCCAGCACTTCCGCTACCGCACGCTCGGCCGCCTCCACGGCGCCGTCGAAATAGCCCATCCAGCGCGTGGCGGTTTCGGTACCGGCAAAGTGCAGGCGACCATGGGGCTCACGCAGGCGTGCCGCACCCGTGGTCCATAGCCCCGGCGGGAAACAGGCGGCGTAGCAGCCCCGGGCAAAAGGCTCATCGGCCCAGCACTTGTCCACATACTCCAGGGGCGCCAATGCCTCCTGGCCGAAGTAGCGAGCGAAGCACTCGAGCACCACGGCGCGACGCTCGTCCTCGCTGCGCATGGACCAGTGCCGCGCCTCGTCGCCCTCGATGAAGCCCAGCAACACACCACCTGCTGAGCCGGGCAGGCTGTTATCGAAGGTCAGCCGTACCGGCCCCACTTCGCTGGTGGCCTGGCCGGAGAGCCCGCGCTCGCGCCAGAAGGGCCGCTGGTAATGCGCCATGCATTTGATCGAGGCGCCCTGGGGCTGGCGTTGCAGCATCTGGTCTCGCCAGCCGGGCAGCAACGGCGCCTGGGTGATTCTCAACAGCTGGGTCGGCGGCACGGCGAGGATCACCCGCCCAGCCTGGTAGCGCCCGCTATCGGTGAGCAGCTCGACGCCCTGACCATCCTGGCGCAGCGCTCGCACCGGCTGACCGAGGCGCACCGCATCGCCCAGGCGCGCAGCCAGTTCCAGGCAGATACGTTGCGAGCCGCCCTGGATACGGTCCTGCTGGGCGCCGTTCTCGACGCCGAGGATGCAGTCGAAACCACTGCCGGCCTGCACGTAGAACAGCACATGAAGGAAGGACAGGTCGTGAGGGCTGGCGGCGAACACAGCGCCGCTCATCAGCTCGAACACCTTGCGCCCCTGGGCGGTCTTCAGGGTGCGGCGGATCCACTCGGCGAAGGTCATCGAGTCCCATTCTTCCGCACGCGGGTGGCGGGCCGGGTCATCCAGGGGGATCTGCCGTGACAGGCGCTCGAAGCGCATCTGCGCCTGCAGTACATCCAGCAGCACCAGCGGCGAGAAGCGCGGGATGGTGCCGCGATAGGGCTTCAGCCGGCCGCCGAAGAAGGTCAGGTTGTCGCCCTGGTTCCACAGCGGGAAGGTGGAGAGATTCAGTTCGCCCAGCAGCCCGAGGATGCGGTCCTGGGTCGGGCCCACCCACTGGCCACCCAGCTCCACCACATCGCCTGTGGATAACCCATGGTTGAGGGTGCGCCCGCCGACCCGCTCGTTGGCCTCCAGCACCTGCACGCGCTTGCCGGCACAGGCGAGGCGCCAGGCGGCGGTCAGCCCCGAGATACCTGCCCCGACCACGATCACGTCCGTTTGCTGCATGGCGCCCTCCTCGCCTGATGGTGGCAAAAGGGTACGCCGGTACCAGAAGTCGGAAAATGGCCGTAAATGCCAGACTGGCCGACGGATCGGGGCAAATGGGGGGAATCTTTCCGCGTGGAGACCGTCCACCCTCCATAGCCACAGCGTGGAGGCCACGCCATGAGCCATCCAGACCCGACCCGCAACAACCCCGCGACGGACGAGGAGCACGATCCCAAGGCCCCGGAGAAGTCGCTGACCGAAGCGCCTGCCGGCAGCGGCCCGGTGGAGGAGTTCCCGCCGCGTCAGTTGCGTGAGGCCGGCCTGACCCGGGGCGGCACATCGCACCCGCCGAAGGATTTCGACCTGTCGCCGGAAGAGCTGCTGGAGGATGAAACCGACACGCCGCTCAGCAACCCCAGCGGCACGCTGTCTCGGGATTTCGACCTTAGCGTTACCGGTGATGAGGAAGATGAGCTGCACGAGGAAGAGCAGCCCCGCTACGCCCGGCGTGCCCGCTAGCTTCTAGGGACGTTGTCGAGCGCAGGCATTTTTCAGTCCAGCAGGGTGCAGGCCATCACCAGGGCATCCTCGCGGCCACCCACCGCCGGGTAGTAGCCCCGGCGCCGGCCGATCTCGTTGAAGCCATAGCGCTCATAGAGCCGGTAGGCCGACTCGTTGCTGGCACGCACTTCGAGGAAGCATTCGCCGGCCTTGAGTTCCAGCGCGCGCTGCATCAGGTGCTCCAGCAGGCGCAAGCCCAGCCCGCGCCCCTGGCTTTCCGGCTTTACGGTGATGTTGAGCAGGTGCGCCTCATCGATGATCACGTTGATCACCCCGTGGCCGACCTGCTGGGTGCCTTCGAACATGATCCAGCAGTCGTAGGACTTCAGGCCGTCGGCAAAGATGCCGCGCGTCCAGGGATGGCTGAAGGCGGCGTATTCGATCTTGAGCACGGCATCGAGATCCGCCTCGGTCATCCGGCGGAAGGAAACGGCATCGGTCATTCAGCGGACTTCCAGCGTCGCGTCACCCGGCGCATGGCCTGCCACAGCTCGGCCTTGCGTTGGGGTTCATCCATCAGCAGCTCCAGGCCGGGCACGGCCCAGGCAGCGCCCAGGCCTTCGACCTGGAGTTCGCGGCAGTAGGCATCGGCGTCGGCTTCCCCGGCAAAGCGGATCGCCGGCAACCCCACCAGCCACAGGCAACTGCAACCGGCGCCCTCTTCCATGCGTGCAGCGACGAAGCCCTGGAGGAAATCACGGGCAGCGTCTGGCCCCTGGTCCATGTTGCCACGCACCAGCAGCGGCCAGCGCACCGGCTCACCGATCATCTGTGGCGCATCCGGCAGGCCGGCGGCACGCAGTAGGTCCTTGAGCAGCAGGTAGGCCGGGTCGCGGCTCTGGAAGCCTTCGCCGGTGGGCAGTTCGACCAGTAACAGGCAACTGCCGGCACGCAGCAATTGCAGGGAGAAACGCGGTGGCGCCACCGGAGCGGTTTTCACCGGCTCCGGGGTCGCTTCATTGGCGGGCTCCGCCGTCGGCTCGGGGTTCACCGCTACGCGCGGCGTGGTGCCGGGGCGCGGTACCTCGATCTTCGGTCTCGTGGGTGCCTGCACCGGTGCCTCGGCTGCGGCCGGATTGGCCTGGGTCGTGGCAGCGGCGGGAGTGGGCACCCGCGTCGGTTCGGGTTTCGGCGCGGCCTCGGGCTGCACCAGCAGCTCGGGGCGCGAAGGCGCAGCGAAGGGCAATACCGTGCGCGGCAGCCAGGTGGCGACCTGCATGGCATCGAGATAAGCGCGGCGACGGAGCTCTTGGATCAAACGTCAGCTACCTGTGGATGGGCTTTGCGTACGCCGGCCTGCATGAGGTTCAGCGCGTTGAGATAGGCCTTGGCGGAGGCGACAACTATATCGGTATCCGCACCGTTGCCGTTGACGATTCGTCCGGCTTTTTCCAGGCGTACCGTCACTTCACCCTGGGAATCGGTGCCCTGGGTGATGGCGTTGACCGAATACAGCTGCAGGTTGGCGGCCGAAGCAGCGAGGCTTTCGATGGCCTTGAAGGTGGCGTCCACCGGGCCGGAGCCTTCGGCGCTGGCGTCACGCTCGACACCGCCGATGCTCAGTACCAGCCGCGCGTGGGGCACCTCGCCGGTGCGCGAGACGACTTCCAGGTGGGCCAGGCGGAAGTGCTCCGGCGCTTCCTCGCCGAGGCTGTCGGAGACGATGGCTTGAAGGTCTTCGTCGAAGATTTCGTGCTTCTTGTCGGCCAGCACCTTGAAGCGGGCGAAGGCGGCGTTGAGTTCGGCCTCGCCGGGCAGCTGGATGCCCAGCTCCTCCAGGCGGGTACGGAACGCGTTGCGCCCGGAGAGCTTGCCTAGGGACAGCTTGTTGGTGTGCCAGCCCACGGACTGCGCGGACATGATCTCGTAGGTTTCGCGGTGCTTGAGCACCCCATCCTGATGGATGCCCGACTCGTGGGCGAAGGCGTTGGCGCCGACGATGGCCTTGTTCGGCTGCACCGGGAAGCCGGTGATGCCGGAGACCATGCGCGAGGTGGCGAGGATGTGCGGCGTGTCGATGCGGGTGTGCACGCCGAGGATGTCGGCGCGGGTCTTGATCGCCATGACGATCTCTTCCAGCGCGGCGTTGCCGGCGCGCTCGCCCAGGCCGTTGATGGTGCATTCCACCTGGCGTGCGCCCACCGCCACCGCCGCCAGGGAGTTGGCCACGGCCAGGCCCAAGTCGTTGTGGCAATGCACGGAGAACACCGCCTTGTCGGCATTGGGGACGCGCTGCAGCAGTTGGCGGATGGTCTCGGCGTACTGGTGCGGGATGGCGTAGCCGACGGTGTCGGGGATGTTGATGGTGCGGGCG includes the following:
- a CDS encoding 2-isopropylmalate synthase yields the protein MNNNDRVIIFDTTLRDGEQSPGASMTREEKLRIAKALERLRVDVIEAGFAIASPGDFEAVKAIADSIKDSTVCSLARAVEADIERAAEALKGANSGRIHTFIATSPIHMQYKLRMQPDQVVEQAVRAVRHARNLCADVEFSCEDAGRSEIDFLCRIIEAAIDAGARTINIPDTVGYAIPHQYAETIRQLLQRVPNADKAVFSVHCHNDLGLAVANSLAAVAVGARQVECTINGLGERAGNAALEEIVMAIKTRADILGVHTRIDTPHILATSRMVSGITGFPVQPNKAIVGANAFAHESGIHQDGVLKHRETYEIMSAQSVGWHTNKLSLGKLSGRNAFRTRLEELGIQLPGEAELNAAFARFKVLADKKHEIFDEDLQAIVSDSLGEEAPEHFRLAHLEVVSRTGEVPHARLVLSIGGVERDASAEGSGPVDATFKAIESLAASAANLQLYSVNAITQGTDSQGEVTVRLEKAGRIVNGNGADTDIVVASAKAYLNALNLMQAGVRKAHPQVADV
- the rimI gene encoding ribosomal protein S18-alanine N-acetyltransferase — encoded protein: MTDAVSFRRMTEADLDAVLKIEYAAFSHPWTRGIFADGLKSYDCWIMFEGTQQVGHGVINVIIDEAHLLNITVKPESQGRGLGLRLLEHLMQRALELKAGECFLEVRASNESAYRLYERYGFNEIGRRRGYYPAVGGREDALVMACTLLD
- a CDS encoding flavin monoamine oxidase family protein, with translation MQQTDVIVVGAGISGLTAAWRLACAGKRVQVLEANERVGGRTLNHGLSTGDVVELGGQWVGPTQDRILGLLGELNLSTFPLWNQGDNLTFFGGRLKPYRGTIPRFSPLVLLDVLQAQMRFERLSRQIPLDDPARHPRAEEWDSMTFAEWIRRTLKTAQGRKVFELMSGAVFAASPHDLSFLHVLFYVQAGSGFDCILGVENGAQQDRIQGGSQRICLELAARLGDAVRLGQPVRALRQDGQGVELLTDSGRYQAGRVILAVPPTQLLRITQAPLLPGWRDQMLQRQPQGASIKCMAHYQRPFWRERGLSGQATSEVGPVRLTFDNSLPGSAGGVLLGFIEGDEARHWSMRSEDERRAVVLECFARYFGQEALAPLEYVDKCWADEPFARGCYAACFPPGLWTTGAARLREPHGRLHFAGTETATRWMGYFDGAVEAAERAVAEVLAAG